The genome window CTTACATTGCAGGACGATCCCCAGATCCAGACCCACAGCAAGGGCGAAGGGGAGATGAAGCGGGTGATGGTCGCCCGCCGGAAAACGCCGGCGTAAAGGGGCGTCTTTCGCCCCCTGGGCTGCGTTAAAGGCCGATTCCGGGCCAGGGCTGTACTGACGATGTACTATCCCTATCCCGGAATCGGCCTTTGCCTTGCCAGGGAACGAAATCCACCCCTTTCCACCGGCGTTTTCATCTACCGCGCCGAGAACAAAAAAACACTAATCCACCTTTACCTTCTCCAGGAGCTTTGCGGGGAAAAAGGTACTATGATGCAAACCGAAATATATCCTCTGACAGACACCATTGTCGCCGTCGCCACGCCGCCGGGGCAGGGGGGCATCGGCATCGTGCGCCTGAGCGGGGAGGACTCCCTCGGCATCCTGCGGCGGCTTATGGCCGCCGACCCTTCACATCTGCCGGTCTTCAAACCCCGGTACATGCGGCACGGGTGGGTGCACGCCGTTTCTCCCGGCCAATCGCCGGAGCCCCTGGACGAGGTGCTGGCCGTGTATATGCCCGGCCCCGCGAGCTTCACCGGTGAGGACGTGGCGGAAATACACTGCCACGGGGGGCAGGCCGTCCTTCTGGCGGTGGTGTCCTCGGCCTGCGCGCTCGGTGCGCGCATGGCGGAGAAGGGCGAATTCACCTACCGGGCTTTTGTGAACGGCAAATACGACCTGACCCAGGCCGAGGCCGTGGCGGAGATCATCGCCGCGCCGTCTCGGCAGGGGATGCGCCTGACCCGCGCCAAACTTTCCGGCCTTCTGGGGCAGCGCGTCGAAGCTCTGCGGAATATCGTGGAAACGCTGCGCGCCCGCGTCGCCCTGGCCATTGATTTCCCCGAGGAAGAAGCGGAGTCCCTCGGCATCGAGAGTTTTTTGGCGGAACTGGGGGCGGTCCGTTCCGGCATTGCGGAGCTTCTGGCTGGCTACAAACGTGCTCGCCACTGGCGGGAAGGCGTTGCCGTGATCCTGGCGGGCAAGGTCAACATGGGCAAGTCCAGCCTGCTCAACGCGCTGCTCGGGCGCACGCGGGCCATCGTCTCCCCGATTCCCGGAACCACGCGGGATTTTATCGAGGAAACGCTCGATATTGACGGCCTCCAGGTGCGCATCACCGATACCGCCGGCCTGCGGGACAGCGCCGACCCCGTGGAGCGGGAGGGCGTGGCCCGCGCTCTGGGGCTTGCCGACGACGCGGAACTGGTGCTGCTCGTGACAGACGCCGCGCAGCCGTTGGATGAAGACGAACGGGCTTTTGCCGCAAAGCATGCCGGGCGGATTCTGCTTGTCCGCAACAAGGTTGATCTCCTGGACGGTGCCGGTCAGGATGGCCCCGCCGCGACGGTTTGGGAGGGATTTCCCTCCGTTGCCGTTTCCGCCAGGAACGGCCAGGGGTTGGAGGTTCTTGCCGCCACGATACGGCGTATGGCCCTCAGCCTCGGCGGCGCGTCGGAATCGGAACCGGAGCAAGGCGACATCGTGCCGAACCTGCGCCAGTCACGGTTGCTGGAAGCCGCTTTAGCGGAGGCGGAGGCCCTGGCGGACGATATCGCCAATGGGATCGCCTGTGACCTGTTCAGCGTGCGGCTGGACGCCGTTGCCGCGAACCTTGGGGAAATAACCGGGTTTGCCGCGCCGGATGCCATTCTCGGGCGTATCTTTTCCGAATTTTGCATTGGCAAGTAGCTGTTTCATATTGTAGAATCAGTATTCTTACATAAAAAACATTGTAAAGCGCTCATTGTGGGCGCTTTTTTCATTATATTGGTGGATAAAAAATATCCCTATGCTACGGTAGTTATCTCTATCATGACAATGGTTGTCGTTGTTATGAAAAATGTAACATCACACCGTATGGGGGATGCTATGACGACAAAGCGAAAAATAATTCTGGGGTTTTTTGTTACCCTCGTTCTGCTTGGCGTAACGGCCTTTTGGGGCTATACCGGCCTGCAGACGGCGTCCAACAACCTCGAGATCTACCGGGGCTATGCCGCCATCGACGTTGACGCGAGCGATTTGCAGTCCGCCGTCTATGAAAGCGTGTACTACGCCGAACTGTACATGAAGAGTAAGGACCCCGCCAATATCAAGGAGGCGCAAGCCAGGGTCGACAAAGGTTTTACAATCATCGGCCGCGCCCTGCAGACCGCGAAACGGGAAGACACCATCAGAAATATGACCAAGGCGCGCGAATTCCTGACCGTCATGAGGAATGAGCTGGGGGATCTCCGGAAAGGCGTTGAAACGGTCAACGCGGTGTTCACCAGGGCGTGCCTCCCGTACATGGAGAAAACAGACAAAAATCTGGCTGATCTCGCCGCTTTCGCGCGGGAGATATCGCGGCCCGAGGCCTTGTATTACGTGACGCTTGTGTTGCAAAACCTTGCCTCCGTCCGTGAGAGTCTGGCCGCTTTTCTGATAACCATGAACGCGGATGAAGCGAAGGAAATCCTGGCGAAACTGGAAAGCAGCCGCAAGTCAATCGAGCGCCTGGGCGAGTCGCTGGCGACCGATGTCGGGCGGAAGCTGCACGCGGAGGCCACGGCCAATTTCAATGAAGTTGTCGCAGGCTTTGGCGTTCTTATGAAAGAAGGCGCCGCCGTGCAGGAAGATATTCAGGACCTGGCCGTGCGGGCCGGAGAGGCGCTCGAGTTTGTTGCCGCCACCAACGCGACGGCCGACAAGCTGATGCACCAGAGCGAGGAAGCCTCGCTGCAAGGCAACGCCAGGGCGCAGCTTCAGATGCTCATCATCGGCGCGGCCGGCGTGCTGCTCGGCGTGGCGTTTGCCGTGTTCACCATCCTGTCCCTGGTACGCACGCTGAACGTGATGTCCCGCTTCGCATCCGATATAGCCGCGGGCAATTTCAACAGCACGGCCACGGTCAGCGAGAAGGGCGAAATCGGCGCCATGTTTGCCGCGCTTCGCCGCATCCCGGAAATTTTCTCCGGGGTCATCACGCGCTGCAACGATATCGCCGACGATATCGCCTCCGGTCTTTTCCGCGACCGGCTCAACCTGGAACACTTCCAGGGCGGGTTTCGGGATCTGGGACAAGGCATCAACGCCATCGCCGATGCCTACACCCACAGCATAGACACGCTGCCCGTGGCCATTGTGACGCTGGATACCCAATTGCGCACGCGGTTTTCCAATACTCTGGGCCGCGACATGCTCGGGCCGGACGTTATGAAGGCGTTCGGCGGCAAAATGCCGCTGGTTGAGGCAAGTCTCCGGGAAAACAATCACAAGGCCGGGGAAACCAGCATCGTCACCCCGGAAGGCAAGACCGTGTTCGTTTCCGCAATGTCGCTGCCGCTGCGGAATATGGGCGGCGAGGTTGTGGGAGCTCTGGAAGTGCTGACGGATATTTCCGAAATCAAGGCCAAGCAGAACATCATGCTTGAGGTCGCCAATCAGGCTTCCGCCATTTCCGACCGCGTGGCCGCCGCTTCCGAACAACTGGCCGCCCAGGTGGAGCAGGTCTCCCGCGGCGCGGAAGTGCAGCGCGAGCGCGTGGAAACCACGGCCAGCGCCATGACGCAAATGAACTCCACCGTCGCGGAGGTGGCGCGCAGCGCGTCCGAGGCTTCCGCGCAGGGAACGGAAACGCGGGAACAGGCCCAGAGCGGGGCCTCGGTGGTCAACAGGGTTGTGGATTCCATCAACGAGGTCAGCACCATCGCGGTCCACCTGCAGGAAAATATGGAAACCCTGGGGCGCCAGGCGGACAGTATCGGCGGGGTCATGAACGTCATTTCGGATATCGCGGACCAGACCAATCTGCTCGCGCTCAACGCGGCCATTGAGGCCGCGCGCGCAGGCGAAGCCGGGCGCGGTTTCGCGGTCGTGGCCGACGAGGTCCGCAAACTGGCGGAAAAAACCATGAACGCCACCAAGGAAGTGGGCGATAACATTGCGGCCATGCAGCAGTCCGCGAACAGCAATATCGCCGAGGTCGGCGTGGTGGCGAAAAACGCGGCCGCGGCCGCGGCGCTCGCGAACGAGTCCGGTGCGGCGCTGGACGGCATCCTGAATCTCGCGTCCGCCACTTCCCACGTGGTGGATTCCATCGCGACGGCGGCCGAGGAGCAGAGCGCGGCCTCCGAGGAAATCACGCAGGCGATCGCCGAGATCAACCGCCTGGTGACGGAAACCACCGACGGTATGGTGCAGTCCTCGGAAGCGGTGCAGGATCTTTCCCGCACCGCGCAGGAGCTGCGGCGGGTCATGGAGGGGTTGCAGTAGGGCAGGGCGGCTGCATCACTCCGCTCTGCACGGATCTTCACGGCGGCAGTGCCCCGTGGGGCAAGAGGGGCGTGCGTGGCAGCGCATGCCGCTCGCTCCGGCCCGGAAAGGTTTGTCTCATGGAATGGCGGTTCGTTGTCCTCCGTCACTCCATGGGAAAACCGGACCGGGCCGGACTTTTCAGCTTTTTCCCCAGAGGGCTTCGAATTTTGCGGCCAGGCGTTTCGCCGTCTGCGAGCGCAGGAAAGCGAGCACGTTCAAAACATTGCGGGCCCGGCGTTGCAAGTCCTCGAGGCTCCCGGAGTTGTCCACCACCAGGTCCACGGCCCGGACTTTCGCCTCCTCCGGCCACTGCCAGGATTCCATGCGGGCCACGGTTTCCCCGCTCCAGCCGCGCGCATCCATCATGCGTTGTTTGC of uncultured delta proteobacterium contains these proteins:
- a CDS encoding putative Methyl-accepting chemotaxis sensory transducer (Evidence 3 : Function proposed based on presence of conserved amino acid motif, structural feature or limited homology), which encodes MTTKRKIILGFFVTLVLLGVTAFWGYTGLQTASNNLEIYRGYAAIDVDASDLQSAVYESVYYAELYMKSKDPANIKEAQARVDKGFTIIGRALQTAKREDTIRNMTKAREFLTVMRNELGDLRKGVETVNAVFTRACLPYMEKTDKNLADLAAFAREISRPEALYYVTLVLQNLASVRESLAAFLITMNADEAKEILAKLESSRKSIERLGESLATDVGRKLHAEATANFNEVVAGFGVLMKEGAAVQEDIQDLAVRAGEALEFVAATNATADKLMHQSEEASLQGNARAQLQMLIIGAAGVLLGVAFAVFTILSLVRTLNVMSRFASDIAAGNFNSTATVSEKGEIGAMFAALRRIPEIFSGVITRCNDIADDIASGLFRDRLNLEHFQGGFRDLGQGINAIADAYTHSIDTLPVAIVTLDTQLRTRFSNTLGRDMLGPDVMKAFGGKMPLVEASLRENNHKAGETSIVTPEGKTVFVSAMSLPLRNMGGEVVGALEVLTDISEIKAKQNIMLEVANQASAISDRVAAASEQLAAQVEQVSRGAEVQRERVETTASAMTQMNSTVAEVARSASEASAQGTETREQAQSGASVVNRVVDSINEVSTIAVHLQENMETLGRQADSIGGVMNVISDIADQTNLLALNAAIEAARAGEAGRGFAVVADEVRKLAEKTMNATKEVGDNIAAMQQSANSNIAEVGVVAKNAAAAAALANESGAALDGILNLASATSHVVDSIATAAEEQSAASEEITQAIAEINRLVTETTDGMVQSSEAVQDLSRTAQELRRVMEGLQ
- the mnmE gene encoding tRNA modification GTPase MnmE yields the protein MYYPYPGIGLCLARERNPPLSTGVFIYRAENKKTLIHLYLLQELCGEKGTMMQTEIYPLTDTIVAVATPPGQGGIGIVRLSGEDSLGILRRLMAADPSHLPVFKPRYMRHGWVHAVSPGQSPEPLDEVLAVYMPGPASFTGEDVAEIHCHGGQAVLLAVVSSACALGARMAEKGEFTYRAFVNGKYDLTQAEAVAEIIAAPSRQGMRLTRAKLSGLLGQRVEALRNIVETLRARVALAIDFPEEEAESLGIESFLAELGAVRSGIAELLAGYKRARHWREGVAVILAGKVNMGKSSLLNALLGRTRAIVSPIPGTTRDFIEETLDIDGLQVRITDTAGLRDSADPVEREGVARALGLADDAELVLLVTDAAQPLDEDERAFAAKHAGRILLVRNKVDLLDGAGQDGPAATVWEGFPSVAVSARNGQGLEVLAATIRRMALSLGGASESEPEQGDIVPNLRQSRLLEAALAEAEALADDIANGIACDLFSVRLDAVAANLGEITGFAAPDAILGRIFSEFCIGK